In Phaseolus vulgaris cultivar G19833 chromosome 3, P. vulgaris v2.0, whole genome shotgun sequence, the sequence AACTATAAACCATGATCTGTAATACAAATTTACATCCTACATAGTTCATAAACCATGATCTGTAAACCAAAAGTCTTAAGATCCTATGTTAAGGAAAGGAACATGAAGGGAAGGACTATACAACATATGAACAATTTGGACCCCACCGAACAGAAACACGAAAGTCTCGCTCCATCATATAAAAAGCTGGGGCGAGCAACTAGGTCCTGCACTTTCAAAGCTGGTAATTGAAGAGCCCTGTAATAGTAAGCTCTTCATCTTATGTAGTAGCAGAGCATCTTCACACACAAACACTCCTGCAACCTGAAATTGCACCCTGCATACAATGCCAAATGCAACACAACACTATGGACCACATTGTTCAGAACTAAACATTCACAGAGTTAGAGAGGAAGATTACCACTACAAGGGACAACAACACTAGTGAGATCATTTTAACTAGTTTGCTCCACCAATCCAAATGCAGATCCAAGAGACCAATCCGTTGGCTTAGTGATCAAATCCTCTAATTCAAGATAGATATTCGAGTCATTCACATCTAGTTCTCCATCAACTAGAGAATTTTCCCGCATTAGTTTTTCTGACATAACATGATAGGCAGAAGAAGCATCTGGCGCATTTGCACTAGAACAACCATGGGAACTTAACCCTTGCACAGAGTTACATAATTCATCTTCCAAAGGAGAGGGAGTTGGGTGCTCCAACTTGCTGATGTTCACAGTTTCAGACAGAAATCCATCAAGCTCGGATTGCATTGAGGGGAATTGTTTATGAGATTGGTGTCTATAATCAACATTAGGGGTTGTGCCCATGGTCTTGGGGAAGGGTACAGAGCAGGGGTTTCCTATCAATCTAGGCCTCTTAACCATGTCGTTACCATCAACCTCTCTTTTTCTCCTAATCTTTTGGATTAACTGCTCAACAAACGCGGGCCTTCTAGCCATTCTAGTGAGGAAAAACATCATCTGATACTGCTTCATCTCTGCACACCGTACTCTCTCCTGAACATTTGTGAGCTGAACATGCGAATTCTCCTGCTGCTGCCTCAGTTTCAGAATTTCCACCTTCAAAATGTTCTGGTCCTTCTTCAGTTTCTCCATTTCAGCCTCCACGCCGGGCTTCACCATAGTGAAAGCTCCCTGATGCAGTCTGTTGTACTTACTCCTCCTCCTTATGTTCTTTAGCAAATACTTCTTCCCTCCTTGGAATCCTTCATTCGCAAACTCCCAACGGTCTGAATCAACCTTCCTGAAGCCCTGTACCCGTTCAACCATAAATCCTTCATTTACAtcacaataattatattatataaatacagATTAATCAAATCACTTCACAGACAACCCTTCAACATGACGCAATCAGACTAAAAACTGTAATATATTAAATGTTACAATAAATTCACAGAACTAATTACTAAAATTCTTTATTAAACAAAGGTTTAATTTATACAGTTTACAAAACTTTCGTTTCACAGATGCTTGGTAAAACTTACAACTCAAAAATTATAACTAGGAAGAATGAATCGCGTCGCGCCAGTTGATCTAAATCAAGAGGTTCCTTTATAGATTTGAATATTTGATCTTAATctataaaattataagaaaaaataaaatattttgatgtcTTGTGATGTGAGCAGTATTTTTGAGAAAGAGGGAGAATAGAGGGTTAAGGTCAGATAAATTTAAGGAGACAGAAGAAAGCTTAAGACTGTGGAAAATTGGACTGACATAGGTGTTGAGCTGGCGAACGAAGCTGGAGAAATTGTTGTGCTTGAAGTATTTGGGAAGAAGGGTTTTGGAGAATTCGTGGGAGTCCCAAACGACGAAACTATCGCGAGTTTGACTCCAGGACACAACGGGGTCAGTGTGGGAGTCCTCCACCATTTCGAAGGTTTTCTTCAGGAACGGTGGGGGACCCATCTCGTGCAGCCCTTCCATCGGCTTCGGCGTCTTATCCATGAAACCGTTAACGGAGCCGTCATCCGCCTCTTCCTTGACGTGAACCGCCGTTGGCTCTTCCGTCACCCCGGAGGCCTTGCTCTCGCTGAAAACGTCGTCGTGGCGATCCCTTTCGCCGTCGTCGAACATCTCTGCTTTCACTCTTGCCACTTCTTCTCCCATGGCAATGATTTGAAGTTTGAAGTGTGTGTTTGGTTTGGCAAGCGTTGAAGAGTTgcaaaggagtgtgaggaatTAAAGTGTTGTGTTTCCACACGAGTGTCTGGGTCTGGTATTTATAGAGGGtggaaaaaaatgaagagaatattttaatgagaaaaaagagaagaagGTGATGGAGTGGCGTATCTTTGTGAGTGTCTATTTTAGGAAACTCCATTGGAGAGCCACGTTTTCATGACTCTTCCTTTGGTGCCACTTGTAAGAAAATAGTCTTGCTTTGGTCCAAAACAAATCTACTTTTGGAACACCAAAGTCATCTCATCGCCTTATCTTCTTACGTCTCTCTCACTGTTTTCTTAGTAACAACATAAACAATACATCCACCAAAACAATTCATAATTAAGCAGATACATGTTATATTTTATagggaattttttttataatacctAAAAAAAGTTTATGTAGTTAATTGTCAACttagtttctatttttctcattttcatAGGTTATcaataaaactcaaatctataattttattgctaaaatttaaattcaaatcaaTTTGTAGTAATGTGAATATAAAGGAAATCTACGCTTTTAAATGTAAGAATGTGCAAGTATACTAAAAGCtggaaaaaaatcataattaaacaattacatattattttacagaaaaataaattattagaaaatatgTATACCTAAAGAATGTTTATGTAGTTAATTGTAAACtaaattcttctttttcttactTTCATAGTTTATCCATAAAATCTAAATTCAATTCTATTTTTTAGTAATACCAAAAAGAGAAATGTAAAGGTAATATACGTTACCAAATCTGAAAATGTGTCCAAATATACTAAATGTTGAGAAAGAATAAGGAACCATTAATAAGTAgataaatgaagaagaagaaaacaactAAGGGGCAGAAGACAAactattaatgttttaaaaataatatattatttagtttattttatttgtcttGTGCTTGTGATTAGGAGATGTGAAGAAAGGTTGCATCTTATGACAAATAGAAGACATGTTCTTAATGGAAAGGAGTATGTGAAGATGAGAAGTCAAAACCTTAATGGAACCTATTTCCGAATCCAGTTAGAGACTTCTAATTCTTAAGATGACCAAAAAACATTAACATGGCATGGAAAACACCTCTTTGAAATCCAATCATTCAAAGGTATTCttagattttattttgaattttgaaatgcAATTTTTCCACACCCTTAGTAAGATTTTCGACCAACCTATGAAGAAAGggaatttctttttatttttagtgcaTTTGAGTTTCATTTGTGGTGTTAATTTCAAATGATTGGATTATAAGTAGTTGTAATCATTTTATTGTAAATTACTTtagatttataatatttaagcAATTGTAAAACACTTAGTGGTATTGTATTTTGAGTCATAGCTTAAGCTTTTAAGAGTCAAGTTGGATTCTAAAGGAAATTTATCATGAATATGAAGATCATATTTTCAAGGAGCTCATATCTTTTTCTCATGTCCTAAGTATTCTTCacctttttaattttctttttcttgtcaAATTCAATTGTTATTATCATATGAGTTGaactcattttttaaatataatcagTGATACAAACTTCTTGTCTTATATATATGCACACACAAAAATATTTGCTTCTTATTAACTTAAGCTTCCAATACATATATTATTCTTATTGTGAAAATAACAGGTACAATACACAAGAAGAAATGATTAAATTGTgtatttaaacttttaaaaaatttcacaatGTATCGTGTGATAAAATGCAATGAACACAAGATAAAGGAAATAAAGATTTACGATGAatgtttttatattggttcatttGTAAATAGCATACCACTATGTCTAGTTCTTAAATAATTGATTGAGTTCCACTAAACAGATTGATGTTGCAAAGATACAAATAAGTATTATTTAGAATATAATCACTTTTAGCTAAAAATCTCAAGTATTATTTGGACTATAGTCATTTCTAGCTAAAAGCTTTGACTATTATTTGGAACTAAGTCACTTCTATAAAACTAAATGAGTATTATTTGAAACACAACAACTCGTAGCTAGGACTGAGTATTCTTTGGAACAAAACCCTCTATGGCTAAACACGAGTATTATTTAGAAACAAAGTCAGTCTTGACTAAAAACAAAAGGTTACAAAGAAAGTGATATACAAGATCATTAGATTAATCACTAAGAAAGGTTGCATCTTATGACAAATAGAAGACATGTTCACTCTTTTAGGTTACTCTTGAACACGAACAATGTTCTTCCTTAAGGTTAAGGATAGTTTGAAGACTTGATCTCGTTCTAATTGTATGATTATCATCATTCTTCCCTCTTCAAAGAGATTTGTTATATATAAAGCTTGAGAAGAAAGAGTCGTTGTGCATAATTGTTTCGAGAGTCATCTTTTGTTATTGCTTCTTCTTGCATTTGAGCTTACTTTAAAGCTTCAATACATATTAAATGTTCTTTACATAGTATTTATTATGTGACTTCTTTGTAAACACACCAAAACAAAGTAGAGTTTCACAGGTCAAGACAAGTAACTTCTCTTCATCTTTGAACAAAGTACACAATTGACACAAGTGACTAACTTCACAAACTAATATTCACATTTTATGGAAAAGTTCTTTGAAAGAAGAAGCTTTCAACTTATTTTTTTCCAATGAATGAAAAAGCATGTAAATCTtgtaagaataataaaataaatatttattaaagtttgatATGTACTATGAAATGCTTCAGACTTGTGTATGTTAGAAATATACTAATTgtttatttaagtaaaattttatTAGACGAAGTATGTGCACAAACTTTGTGTTTGTCAAACAAAACACAATATAAACAACACTTGTATATATGCATCCACACAACTTGTGTTTAGGGGTAGATTGGATACTTTGTCTCTAACATGATCTTatacacataaaaaattatgtttacaCTATTGTTTAAGcacataataaaaaacaaaagagttTGTTGAACTTAAATCCAACTCTTATCATGCATTTTACAAGCTAAACATAAAACAGCATGAAAGAAGCCCCAGGTCATTCGCAATTTGTCcacatgaaaaagaaaaagataagaagTTGGCTATGATGAAAAAAATAGAGATGTAATACAACACCTCTACTTACACTGCCTTGAATATAGGAGAACCTTTTCAAAATCCCATTATTGATAAAGGATACTATCTCGTCAAGTTGGAAAAGACTCATAATGTAAGTGTATCAACACAACTTGATTAAATACATTGTTAAACTTTTCAAATGTTAGTTCAACAAACTGTCGTGAAACACTTTCTTTTTAACCTTCAATTTTTGCAAACTCTAAACATGGTGAAACGCCATGttggaaaaaaaatttgatCTAAGCCATGATATTTCTCCTTCAAAGCACAACTTAAtgaaatactttttaaaaacttttctCATTCTAATCCAACAAATTGCTCTCAAATACTTTCGTTTTAACCTTCAACTTCATAAGTTGTCGACATTATGAAACAAATTCATGTTTCCCAAAATTAGCTTCAAATAATGATTGTCCTCCTTGCATATGTTTTCTAACTCCTTCTTTTATTGTCCAACAACAACTTAGCTCCAACACCTCCTTGCATATGTCATTTAACTTCTCGACCTCGGTTGATGTGCTACCATTGACAAACTTTGAATCATTTGTTGTCGTAGTAATAGAGCTCGTAAGATGTCGAGGTGGACACTTTTTTGTGAGAAGGAGGCCAATAAATGTTAACAAGGTGGACACGTTTTTGTGAGGAGCTAGAGCAAGATTTATTTTAGAAGCCACTTAAAGATTTTGAATAAGAAGACTCGCAACAAAGACAAACTAGTACTTACATCAAACGCTTGCTAATACAACCTCTTAGTTGAATGGTTGGAAGAGAACCTCTGATATGATGCTTCCAAGAAAACTTCTTTTACCTTCTTATATATTTCTACTTACTTAGGGTTCGTTTCTGGTGGACACAAGTATACATGCAAAATGTTATGTCATACTAAATTCTCACTAGTCAATTTTTCTTGTTTGGCTACAACAACAGACATCATCTTTAGTTGCTTGAAAATTTTCTTGATCTTATGATTCACAACTTctgtaattaagaaaaaaactcAGTCAGGTTAAAACCATAAAGAATTATCAATAATCAGTGATCAAAATATACCATCCCATCCAAATATGGTCATTGTCATAATgataagaaaaatattgaaaaattggTAAATAATTAAGTGAAGTGTTAACTTGTCAAACATATCCATGATATCTTTTAGGATCATGTTAAAATTGGCCTAAATATTATACCTACTAGACTCCTTATATTTACTACAATGAGTCGTCATCATAAACAATAAACAATCATCTTGATATCTTTTAGGATTATGTTAAACTTGGAACATTATCCTACTAGACTCATGGAgtaaaagaaaaactttaaCGAGTCACGTTCATAAAAAACTAACAATCATAAACAATCATCTTGATATCTTTTAGGGTCATATTAAACTTGGAACATTACCCTACTAGATTCATATAGAGTAAAATGAAAACTTTAACGAGTCACGTTCATAAAAAAGAAACTAACAATTAAAACCTTAAAAGATGAGTTTGAAACTTTTGTAAGTAAAAGGAATGAACAATGGTGTCTTCCGAGATAAGAGTGATGCtaatagttatttattattGGTTTTACTACCTTATTGGTTCCAACATTTTGGGCCAATATTCAATTAAGTACagtgatttttaaaaatcaatttgatccctatgttttttaaaatgtattcaaaatggtcaTTTCTGTTAAGTTGCACCAAATGGCCTTAAGgggtgcttatgtggcagagacGTGTCAACTGACGTGGATGGTTACATTAGTTTAGTCCAAAATAAATTgggggtttagggtttagtaaTTTGATTTGGGGATTAGGCATTTTTAATTATAAGGTTAGGGTTTCTGAGAAACGAGGTGCGATTGTGAACAACGATCTTGAAGTGTGATCTTGTGGTTCGATTGTGTGGTGTGATTGTGAGGTGCGATCGTGAGCTACGATTGTGAGGTGTGATCCAGTGGTGCGATCCAGAGCTCGTGAAGGGGCAACGATTGAGGAACCCGAAGGCATTGTCAATCGTGGTGCCATTTCGTGGTTCGTCGTTTATAAGGTTAGGACATTTGGTTCTATTTGTGATTACTTTTAAAGAACATATGCATAGTAGTTTATGATGTAGGGTCCACCATGTGCAAGATTTTTCTATGTGTGGTCCAACATTTGGTCTCTGACATAATTAACTGAAGGATTGCTTTGTAAGTTGTTTGTTATTTGTTGCCatgtgtatatttatatttcacAGGAATACCTTTTATAAAGTTCATATCATGGAATAGGTTATTTTTAGCTTGTGGTCCATCATTGTGGGACATTTTGTGATGCGAGATATGTTGGTGGTGATACATCAACATGGTCATGTGACGGTGATAGATAAAGTTACTTTGAAATAGTTGGCATCCTAAAGAACATGGGGTTTTTAACAGGACAAAAGATGTGGTATTCACGTGGAGGTTGTGAAGAGTTGGAAAATAGATTTGAGGTATTGGTTGATGATGGTGGTGCAATAGAAATGCTGAAAATTGCAAATACACATGGTGAGGTTCATTTATTTTTAGTGCATGTTGTTGCGGAGGCAGAAGTGATGTTGGTTTTAGGTGGTGTGGAACCCACAGGTGTTGAAGCTGATGTTGAGGATGGTGGTGTGGTCGAACCCACAGGTTTTGAAACTGATGTTGAGAATGATGGTGGTATGGAACCTACAGGTGTTGAAGGTGATGTTGAGGATGGTGGTGGTGTGGAACCCAAGGGTGTTGAAGGTGATGTTGAGGATGATGGTGGTGTCGAACCCGAAGGTCTTGAAGGTAATGTTGAGTAAGAAGGTGTGGGTGAGGAGGAAGAAGGTCATGGTGGTCAGGGTATTGGTACACTTATTCATGAAGATATGGAATGTGATGATGATGGTGGACATGTGTCAGAAGATTCTTCttagttaagggaagttcaaTTTATTGAAGGTGAAATTGAAGTTCAGAGTGAGGGTTTTAGAGATAAGGGTCAGGGTGATGGTCAGGGTCAGGGtcagggtttagggtttaatccTTAGGTTAGGCATAGGCGCAGAAGTAAAAGGCAGGTCAGTAATCCTATTGAAGGTTTAGAACCAAATTGTACAAATGATTTGCAGGATTTGGGTTGTGATGATGATGAAAGTGAAGGAACATTTGTGCATGATAGAGGGTTGTTAGATACAGAGTGGGAATCAGAAGAGTTAGACAGCATGGACGAATTTGAAGATGGTGAGCAGGATATTTGTACAGGTGGTAAATTTCCATCCTTTGAAATGCCAAAAAACATGACAGATTTTTCTTGGGATTTGGGTACCTATTTTACAGACAAGGAAGCATTTAAAGATATCATTAGAACTTATGTTGTCCATTCAGGGAGGAACTTGAAATTAGTAAAAAATGATAATTCGAGAGTTCGTGTGTGTTGTATTGGAGAACAAGGACAATGTAAATGGTTTGCATATTGTGGGTTCTTACCCTCAACAAGTTGTTGGCAATTAACAAAACTAAATGATGTACATACATGTGCTAGGCAGTTTAAGGTTGATTTGTTGAGCACTAAATGGTTGAGTGGGAGGTTAGAGACTTCTTTTAAGTCAAAATCCAAATTTGAGAAGTAATGATGTAAGGAATAAAGTTGTTAAAAATTGGAACACAAGTATAAGTAAGTCAAAAGCTCAACGGGCAATGGCCATGGTGTTGAAGACTGTCCATGGTTCATTTCAAGAGCAGTACAAACGAATTTATGACTATGCACATGAGGTCATGCGTGCAAATCTGGGGTCTACAGTGAAAGTGAAAGTTGAAGACATGAATGGGTTAAAAGTTTTTAGCAGATCTTATGTGTGCTTAAAAGGCCACAAGGATAGGTTTATGTCTTGTAGGCCCATAATTGCTTTGGATGGGTGCTTCTTGAAAGGCTTTTATGGTGGTGAACTGTCAACAATAGTTGGGAGGGACACAAATGATCAGATGCTACCACTAGCATATGCTGTAGTTGAGGTTGAATGCAAAGATTCTTGGACCTAGTTTTTGCAACTTTTAATTGAAGATGTTGGGGGTGTAGATGTACGTGAAGGCATCACTTTCATGTCTGACCAACAAAAGGTATATTCTTTGCTGTTAATTGTTGATTTTGTTTGtgtataattttcatttaaCTATTGTATATGTCTTTTGACGGTGTTTGTTGCCTGCCATTCAAGAACTCATACCTGGGGCAGTGCAGCGGTTTTGTGTTCGACACTTGTACGCGAACTTCAAAAAGAAATTCCcgggaaaaaaattgaaaaccttAATGTGAAGGGCAGCCGAAATGACATATCCCCAAGCATGAGAGAGGGAGATGAGGACTATAAAGAAAGTCAATGATGTCGCATTCAAACATTTGATTGCATTACCTCCCAGGCAAGCATTCATACTTGTTCTTTTACTCATGGCATATTTAAAAAGTCCATGGAATACCACTGTTACATTTGAAAATTAAGTTTGTAATGCAGTTTGATTGATAAGGTAAAAAAATGTAAGATTCAGATGTAATGCAGTTTCCTTATATCATGTAATTTCGGGTTTTGCTCCCTATTGTTCAATCCTAAATGTTTGTACTTGGTTGATCGCTTAATTCCTAACCTTATACAACTTCACAACATTGCCTATTGATGCTTACATTTTAGAGAGCATAGTCAACTTTTTAGGTGCAGTGTTGATATGATATACAAGTAAAATGTGCCCAAAAACATTGTTTAAGTTCTGAAATCATTTATTTTAAGTTGACTAAGTTCTAAAATCATTTATGCACACCATGTCTAggttctaaaataatttattttaagttgaCGAAGTTCTGAAATCATTTATGCACACCATTCCTAGGTTCTGAAAACATTTTTGCACACCATTCTTagtttttgaaatcatttatGCACATTATTCCTAGGTTCTGAAATCATTTATGCACACTATTCCTAGGTTTTGAAATCATTTATGCGCACTATTCCTAggttttgaaatcatttttacaCACCACTCTTAGGTTCTGAAATCATTTCTACACACCATTCTTAGGTTCTGAAATCATTTATGCACATCATTCCTAAGTTCTTCTGGTATCATTTATGCACACCATTCCTAGGTTCTGAAATCATTTATGCACACCATTCCTAGGTTCTGAAATAATTTCTGCACACCATTCCTAGGTTCTGAAATCATTTCTGCACACCATTCTTAgtgatggatttgtgtctccTTTCGTGCGGTTTTTGTTGATGAATGTGAAAGCTCCATGGATTGATGGTGGAACAAGGCtttcctaagagtgatgttagccttggaggtgcatgaaaaGTATGAAGAGTAGGAGTGGTTCGGCCAACTCCCTTTGTAGGTGACGGTTGAAGACTAAAAGTCtattcctaagagagtttaggcaaggagtgagaatgacacaattttggcagcatttcactattcaattaatcttgaatttacatgacccaagctcctctatatatagcaagagtgggctgaatatgaaaagagaattggagggaaattcaaatgttggcacatgggaaggtggctcctaaattcagcacgtgaggtaggttctagaattcttccatgtgctaggagttctagaaccttacactccacttaggctaaatgtGGGTTGGACCTAAGTTCAATGAGGAataggaaactctaattaaacttaggttagcattttaggtaccactttacatgtttcaacaaaaatacaaaagaattaaactatgctacttttgacaaaaaatgtaaaaaactattctacactaaAGTTTATTATATGTAGAATGCGTCATCTTGatccctctttgaccataactctagtggttgcctcaatttgacattttggtggcctttcaatggattggtgttggggcctcttccatcatcccctccctcttgaaaaggatttgtcctcaaatccaaggcttcgtcctcgtcattgttagaatatatggctttaaactagaggggggtgaattgtttaaagggagTTTTCACAAACtgttaagccttgaatgaaattacttcgagaaaaccttgattaagaaattagtttttcaaaacacaaagctaaaagcacagcaccagtaaaacaatcggttgtttataccagtaaacgaatatcaaaactgaatttaaagagttagggatagagaaaatgtacacagatgtttatactggttcactctaaacccagagctacatccagtcttctcaaaaaccactgaggaattccactaagcaatcacacctagatcacttacaccacaaccaagaaagtgaccttgatcccttcaagacacacacttctcttggccaacacaccaacattaagaatgttgatcttgatcccctcaagaacacacaacaattctcaacaaacacacagaagaaacttgttcaacagaatacaaggattacacttgttacagaattaaatctgaaatcaatacaagcagaaatcctatatCACACACTATGAttaatctcaatctctaagcaatctcaattctttgaaaactcaaaaacttgtgttcaaaatcttgttactcaaatctgtttttctgaatatattcaaagatattgtttgttatcaaatcttaacaaacttattcattgcatttaaaagattggtcaaagcattaaagactggagcgtaaacaattaaaacatttaaagctcagtcaaagataaaacagtttttctattatggtaccaaaacaaacaatcggttgttttctcgaatcaatcggttgttttggttttaacaactcaaccatttgaaaaatagttttcaatcttttctaaaaacatctaagtataaaacaatcggttgtttttcacttagtttgaaaaacacttttcttttaaaaagattgagaatgcctatgctttggattcaatcaaagaGAGGATTACAaacacaatctaccccagatcctaactaagacagctcagcaacagcaagcacaaccaagccttcaacatccttcaaagggtttggattcttcaaatcTTGAACACTACTTGGTTCAACAGTCATTAGTAGggggatgtatgtggctggatggtgtccatcatctcctccttctcgagaggatctatcctcagatctacatgGTCGATCTCGAATAGCAACCTTATTCTTGAGTTGACAACTATACTCGTCCTCCTagatcaaatgtccatctacagtaaacatcaaacaaacataagataaatttcttttttaaaagaaaattaaaataagagaaaactaaacaaaaataaggCCTTTTATCTTTGAAATTCTTTTTAAAGAATAACATAAGAcctctttcaaaaatatttttgttcactttgtATTGTATATTGCCCAAGCTAGGCAACAACATCACAAAGTTTggtttttgagatttttgtaAAGAAGAGTGatcattatataattgaaaaaaagagttcaaagtattgcaatcccCCTTTAAGGATTCTTTTTCAGCTATGCTTTCAAGGGGTGTCATAAAAGACTCTTCTTCTTTGTtggtttcctcttcttcctttttaGTTAAACATTCTTTGGTATTTTCTATGGAGGAAACATTTATATCTATATTTGGCTCAGCTCCAAACATATATTTCTCTACAAGCACATCCTCACAAGGGTTTTCTAGAGAAGATAAAATGTCATCGATATCTGATTCAACTTCAAAAAAAGAGGTTTTTGTAGT encodes:
- the LOC137807217 gene encoding heat shock factor protein HSF30-like, translating into MGEEVARVKAEMFDDGERDRHDDVFSESKASGVTEEPTAVHVKEEADDGSVNGFMDKTPKPMEGLHEMGPPPFLKKTFEMVEDSHTDPVVSWSQTRDSFVVWDSHEFSKTLLPKYFKHNNFSSFVRQLNTYGFRKVDSDRWEFANEGFQGGKKYLLKNIRRRSKYNRLHQGAFTMVKPGVEAEMEKLKKDQNILKVEILKLRQQQENSHVQLTNVQERVRCAEMKQYQMMFFLTRMARRPAFVEQLIQKIRRKREVDGNDMVKRPRLIGNPCSVPFPKTMGTTPNVDYRHQSHKQFPSMQSELDGFLSETVNISKLEHPTPSPLEDELCNSVQGLSSHGCSSANAPDASSAYHVMSEKLMRENSLVDGELDVNDSNIYLELEDLITKPTDWSLGSAFGLVEQTS